A genomic stretch from Cellulomonas sp. KRMCY2 includes:
- a CDS encoding type II toxin-antitoxin system Phd/YefM family antitoxin: MTTTTSLANVKAHLSAIVGSVHDTHERVVITRNGEPAAVLVSPDDLASLEETLDILSDKALMAQVARARAEIDAGETVELPALHRA; this comes from the coding sequence ATGACGACCACTACGTCGCTGGCCAACGTCAAGGCCCACCTGTCCGCGATCGTCGGATCCGTGCACGACACCCACGAGCGGGTTGTCATCACGCGCAACGGTGAGCCGGCCGCAGTCCTGGTCTCCCCCGACGACCTCGCCTCGTTGGAGGAGACCCTGGACATCCTGTCCGACAAGGCGCTGATGGCACAGGTCGCACGGGCCAGGGCTGAGATCGACGCCGGCGAGACCGTCGAGCTGCCTGCGCTGCATCGCGCGTGA
- a CDS encoding type II toxin-antitoxin system VapC family toxin, producing MAHYLDTSALVKLVVSEAETAALRAWLAAAEREPVSCDLARTELLRAVRRAAPDRVVQARAVLDSITLMTVTTATFEEAARLDPTLLRSLDAVHLAAALSLGDDLEGIVTYDDRLAEAAQSNGVSVTSPF from the coding sequence GTGGCCCACTACCTCGACACCTCGGCGCTGGTGAAGCTCGTCGTCTCCGAGGCAGAGACGGCGGCCCTGCGTGCGTGGCTGGCCGCGGCCGAACGTGAGCCGGTGTCCTGCGATCTCGCGAGGACCGAGTTGTTGCGCGCCGTGCGTCGCGCCGCCCCCGACCGCGTCGTGCAGGCACGGGCGGTACTCGACTCGATCACGCTCATGACGGTCACGACCGCGACCTTTGAGGAGGCGGCTCGTCTCGATCCGACGCTCCTGCGTAGCCTCGACGCCGTCCACCTTGCGGCTGCCCTGAGCCTCGGTGACGACCTCGAAGGGATCGTCACCTACGACGACCGACTCGCCGAGGCCGCCCAGTCCAACGGCGTCTCGGTCACATCCCCCTTCTAG
- a CDS encoding LuxR family transcriptional regulator: protein MGAGGALLEELDESAEHGWHAVREAELAIEVGHDPVRALLAGERASAVARRLGLGDLEVVGLALQGLAMTCAGDIQGGMARLDASVAAATSGDVPDPMWMGKVCCWLIVACNQNKDVTRAADWCRRVEAICTERDLAPLFNVCRIQYASVQVARGSWREAEQELTGVLDRLSASRRASRLEAVVQLGELRRRQGRLDEAEALFAQAEFHPAAIAGRARMQMSGGDPAAAWTTIRGLLEWLPKDSRLARADVLLPAVLVAQAAGHEDAARLLAAELRQTAELTGTPSLMATASAADAAVAPPDAAVSLLTEAVRRFSAADLRFDEAHTRLALAEALLATGDRSAARRHLALATEVLDELSAGDDLARARRLADAAGMPAGGPLSAREREVLRLVSQGMSNHEIAASLVLSEHTVHRHVANILTKLGQTSRTGAASYAIQAGLF from the coding sequence GTGGGGGCGGGCGGGGCGCTCCTCGAGGAGCTCGACGAGTCGGCCGAGCACGGCTGGCACGCAGTCCGGGAGGCCGAGCTCGCCATAGAGGTCGGCCACGACCCCGTCCGCGCGTTGCTGGCCGGAGAGCGAGCGTCGGCCGTCGCGAGACGGCTCGGCCTGGGAGACCTCGAGGTCGTCGGTCTGGCCCTGCAGGGTCTTGCCATGACGTGCGCCGGAGACATCCAGGGGGGCATGGCGCGCCTGGATGCCTCGGTGGCCGCGGCGACGTCGGGTGACGTGCCGGACCCGATGTGGATGGGGAAGGTCTGCTGCTGGCTCATCGTGGCCTGCAACCAGAACAAGGACGTGACGCGAGCGGCGGACTGGTGCCGCCGGGTGGAGGCCATCTGCACCGAACGTGACCTCGCACCCCTCTTCAACGTGTGCCGCATCCAGTATGCGTCGGTACAGGTGGCGCGAGGGTCGTGGCGTGAGGCCGAACAGGAGCTGACCGGGGTTCTCGACCGGCTCTCGGCGTCGCGCCGCGCTTCCCGGCTCGAAGCGGTGGTGCAACTGGGCGAGCTGCGGCGCCGCCAGGGTCGGCTCGACGAGGCAGAGGCCCTCTTCGCGCAGGCCGAGTTCCACCCGGCCGCGATCGCGGGGCGCGCGCGGATGCAGATGTCCGGCGGCGACCCGGCGGCCGCCTGGACGACGATCCGGGGCCTCCTGGAGTGGCTGCCGAAGGACAGTCGCCTGGCCCGCGCAGACGTGCTCCTGCCCGCCGTTCTCGTCGCGCAGGCCGCCGGCCACGAAGATGCCGCGCGGCTCCTCGCGGCCGAGTTGCGCCAGACGGCGGAGCTGACCGGCACCCCCTCGCTGATGGCCACCGCCTCGGCGGCTGATGCCGCCGTGGCACCACCGGATGCCGCTGTTTCCCTGCTGACCGAGGCGGTGCGGAGGTTCAGCGCCGCGGACCTGCGCTTCGACGAGGCCCACACCCGGCTCGCTCTCGCGGAGGCGCTTCTCGCGACGGGCGATCGGTCCGCGGCCCGGCGTCATCTCGCGCTCGCGACGGAGGTCCTGGACGAGCTGTCCGCCGGCGACGACCTGGCGCGTGCCCGTCGGCTAGCTGATGCCGCCGGCATGCCGGCGGGTGGTCCGCTCTCGGCCCGGGAGCGCGAGGTGCTGCGGCTGGTGTCGCAGGGGATGAGCAACCACGAGATCGCGGCGTCGCTCGTCCTCAGCGAGCACACGGTGCACCGTCACGTCGCCAACATCCTCACCAAGCTCGGCCAGACCTCACGCACCGGTGCCGCCTCGTATGCCATCCAGGCAGGTCTGTTCTGA
- a CDS encoding type II toxin-antitoxin system Phd/YefM family antitoxin gives MTQVGIRALKQNASAVVAHAAAGETVTITDRGRPVAQLTAIPSSRLQQLLNAGAPAPRVTPSGSFPPPRRGRTCPTSSLR, from the coding sequence ATGACACAGGTAGGGATTCGTGCGCTGAAGCAGAACGCCTCGGCCGTCGTCGCCCACGCCGCCGCCGGGGAGACTGTCACGATCACCGATAGGGGACGCCCGGTGGCTCAGCTGACGGCGATCCCGTCGTCGCGCCTCCAGCAGCTGCTGAACGCGGGGGCGCCCGCGCCGCGCGTCACACCATCGGGGAGCTTCCCGCCCCCGAGGCGGGGCCGAACCTGTCCGACGAGCTCGCTGCGATGA
- a CDS encoding tautomerase family protein, translating to MPFIQVKVIENVFTDDQKQQIVRSLTDAMVGIEGENMRPVTWCVVEEVRSGSWGIAGNPLTTADVKALAAGVGV from the coding sequence ATGCCGTTCATCCAGGTCAAGGTCATCGAGAACGTCTTCACCGACGACCAGAAGCAGCAGATCGTCCGGAGCCTCACCGACGCCATGGTGGGCATCGAAGGCGAGAACATGCGTCCGGTCACGTGGTGCGTGGTCGAGGAGGTCCGGAGCGGCAGCTGGGGGATCGCCGGCAACCCACTCACCACCGCGGACGTCAAGGCCCTGGCGGCGGGCGTGGGCGTTTGA
- a CDS encoding helix-turn-helix domain-containing protein yields the protein MDSRADEAISLLEEALEAAGALTARPEPGDRSADLVLVLGTTRVAVQVKRWAVFPEHAVRANPAFRQQEDPSVVRVVVADRIGKEARQALQEAGWGWLDLRGTLHVQGPGILVHAQVPSAWERPGPRDPLAAPAGLAVACAMLSSPTDEHTVRGLARRLGRSPSTVSEVLKALKDDSLVEGATNRPTSELFWSVADVWPGKRVSLAGAPEPGRGPVNEALQLGFDDVEGTVGWALTDTLAAAVYGAPVAARADQPADYFVPTDAILRRARTLLGIASTPGEARATVRVAPVPEVCERRVDAARRSLEERPLAAPLFVALDLAQDVGRGREILNTWDPPEGWARVW from the coding sequence GTGGACAGCCGAGCAGACGAGGCGATCTCGCTCCTGGAGGAGGCCCTCGAGGCGGCAGGGGCGCTGACCGCGCGCCCCGAGCCGGGTGACCGTTCGGCTGATCTGGTCCTTGTCCTGGGGACGACCCGCGTCGCGGTGCAGGTCAAGCGCTGGGCGGTGTTCCCCGAGCACGCGGTCCGGGCCAACCCGGCGTTCCGTCAGCAAGAGGACCCGTCCGTGGTGCGCGTTGTCGTCGCGGACAGGATCGGCAAGGAGGCACGCCAAGCTCTCCAGGAAGCGGGTTGGGGCTGGCTGGACCTTCGAGGGACCCTGCACGTCCAGGGTCCCGGGATCCTGGTGCATGCGCAGGTGCCGTCCGCGTGGGAGCGTCCGGGGCCCCGCGATCCGCTCGCAGCGCCCGCCGGCCTCGCGGTGGCGTGCGCCATGCTGTCCAGCCCCACCGACGAGCACACCGTCCGTGGCCTGGCTCGTCGACTTGGCCGCTCGCCGAGCACCGTGTCGGAGGTTCTCAAGGCGCTCAAGGACGACTCCCTCGTCGAGGGAGCGACCAACCGGCCGACGTCGGAACTGTTCTGGAGCGTTGCGGACGTGTGGCCCGGCAAGCGCGTGAGCCTGGCCGGCGCACCCGAGCCGGGGAGGGGGCCTGTCAACGAGGCGCTCCAGCTGGGCTTCGACGACGTCGAGGGCACTGTCGGCTGGGCGCTGACGGACACGCTGGCGGCGGCGGTGTATGGCGCGCCCGTCGCCGCCCGCGCCGACCAGCCCGCCGACTACTTCGTCCCCACGGACGCGATCCTCAGGCGCGCCCGCACGCTCCTGGGCATCGCCTCAACCCCGGGTGAGGCCCGTGCCACCGTGCGAGTGGCGCCGGTTCCCGAGGTCTGCGAGCGCCGAGTCGACGCCGCGAGACGGTCCCTTGAGGAACGACCGCTCGCCGCGCCGCTGTTCGTCGCACTCGACCTCGCTCAGGACGTCGGCCGCGGTCGAGAGATCCTCAACACCTGGGATCCGCCGGAAGGGTGGGCTCGTGTCTGGTAG
- a CDS encoding type II toxin-antitoxin system RelE/ParE family toxin codes for MTYRIRWASPARRAIENTLPESVATAVWELANGALSENPQRVGKRLARELAGYWSARRGQYRVIYAIDDETTTVTIMTVDHRRDVYH; via the coding sequence GTGACCTACCGCATCCGCTGGGCGTCACCGGCGCGGCGCGCGATCGAGAACACCCTGCCGGAGTCCGTCGCCACAGCCGTCTGGGAGCTCGCCAACGGAGCACTCTCCGAGAACCCGCAACGGGTCGGCAAGCGCCTGGCGCGAGAGCTTGCCGGGTACTGGTCAGCTCGCCGCGGCCAGTACAGAGTCATCTACGCCATCGACGACGAGACAACCACCGTCACCATCATGACCGTCGACCACCGCCGCGACGTCTACCACTGA
- a CDS encoding alkylmercury lyase has product MRIQLLYFDECPSWQVADARLREALAAVGNTTDVERVLVTTADAAESWGFHGSPSVLVDGEDPFAEPGAPVGLSCRLYRTPAGVSGSPTVGQLVEVLARG; this is encoded by the coding sequence ATGAGGATCCAGCTCCTGTACTTCGACGAGTGCCCCAGCTGGCAGGTGGCCGACGCGCGGCTGCGCGAGGCTCTTGCCGCCGTGGGCAACACCACGGACGTGGAGCGAGTCCTGGTTACCACCGCCGACGCGGCCGAGTCGTGGGGCTTCCACGGCTCGCCGTCGGTCCTGGTGGACGGGGAAGACCCGTTCGCCGAGCCTGGCGCGCCGGTGGGCCTGTCGTGCCGGCTGTATCGCACCCCTGCCGGGGTCAGCGGCTCCCCGACAGTCGGGCAGCTGGTCGAGGTGCTCGCCCGCGGCTGA